The region GTCGAGCGGGCGTACGAGATCGCGTCGTCCGGTGCGGCATCCATCGGCGCAGGAGAGGCCGACCTGCGGTCAGCCCTCGGCATCCCGGCGGGAACCGCAGGAGAGCCGGGGCTGGCCTACTCGCGCTCGCGGCTGGTGAACGCGGCGGCGGCAGCTGAGCTGCCGTCGCCGCTCATGGCGGTGTGGGCCGACGTCGTCGACCTCGACGGGCTGGAGCAGAGCTGCCGCACGGGGAAGAACCTCGGATACGCGGGACGCACCGTCGTGCATCCGCGCCAGATCGCCGTGGTACGGCAGGTGTTCACCCCGACCACCGCCGAGGTCGAGCACGCGCAGCGGATCATCGACCGGGTCGCGTCCGCTGCCGCAGACGGCACCGGCGCGTTCGTTCTCGATGACGGCACGTTCATCGATGTCGCGATGGTGCGCGGGGCCGAGCGGATCATCGCAGCCGCCTCGAGACCCTGAGCGGTGTGATCCGCCCGTTTGGGGGACAATGGATCGGTGAGCGCAGCGCAGACCCGGCACGCCGCGCGTGAATCGCTCGCCGTGCGGGTGGCCACACCCCTCGGCGTGATGTTCACGGCGATGGCTGCGCTGTCGACCCTGTGCGGCGTGCTCGCCGCCGAGCCGCCTGCGCTTCCGCATCTGCCTGAACCGGCCGCGGCGATGGCGCTGCCGGATGTCGAGGTCGACTCGCGGGTCGCTGCGAACCCCTGCGCCGACGGCGAGGTCCGCGCGCATCTCGCGGCGGGCGACGACGATGCCGCCGTGGCGTCGTTCGGTGGAGGGGCCGAGTTCCGCGAGGCCGTGATCAGCGGAAACGCGCCGTGCGTCTCGCTCTCCGATCCCGCTCGCTCGTGGGTCGTGGTCAACAAGCAGCGTCCGCTGCAGCCGGAGAGCTTCGCCCCGGCATCCCTCTCGGGGATCGGCCTGCGCACGACCACCCTCTCGAACGAGCTGCGCCCCGAACCCAATCGCGCTCTCGAGAAGATGGCAGCCGACGCCCGTGCCGCGGGTGCCGGTGTCATCGGGGTCAACAACGGCTATCGATCGTACGGCCTGCAGCAGCGCACCTATGGTGAGCACGTCCGCGACCGCGGGCAGAGCGGAGCGGATGCCGTATCGGCCCGGCCAGGCTTCAGCGAGCACCAGAGCGGGCTGGCCTTCGACCTGGTCGCGTGCAGCCCCGGCTGTGGCAGCATCGAGGCGTTCGGCCCCACGCGGCAGGGCCGCTGGGTGGCCGAGAACGGCTGGCGCTACGGGTTCATCGTGCGCTACGAGCACGGCCACACGGGCACCACGGGCTATGCGCCCGAGCCGTGGCACATCCGGTACATCGGACCCCAGCTCGCGAAGGCGTATCACGAGGGCGGCTTCCACACCCTCGAGGAGTTCTTCGGTCTTCCTGCGGCACCCGACTATCACCACTGAACGCGCGATGGGCGTATCCCACAAACGCGGAACGCAGTGTCATCGTGTGTGAGACTTGTTCCCACAAATCACTGTTCGGCGCGGTCTCACCGACCTAGACTCGCCGTGCGAGGGCGCACACGACTTTCAGGAGGACGCCATGGAACGCGACATCTACGAAGAAGACCACGAGGCCTTCCGCGACCTGGTCAAGGACTTCGTCAAGCGGCACGTCTCGAACGAGTCGATCGAGCGGTGGGATGCCGCGGGCGAGATCGACCGCGAGACCATGCGCGCTGCGGGTGAGGCCGGCATCATCGGACTCTCGGTGCCCGAGGAGTTCGGCGGCGCGGGCATGCTGCAGGACTACCGCTTCCGCGCGATCGTGAACGAAGAGGTCATCGGCGCCGGCGCCGGCTCTCTGGCAGGCGCCCTCGGCATCCAGGACGACCTGGCCGTGCCGTACCTCGTGCACATGGGCACTCAGGAGCAGAAGGAGAAGTGGCTGCCGCGCATGGCCACCGGCGAGATCCTCGGTGCTCTCGCGATGACCGACCCCGGCGCGGGCAGCGACCTGCGCGGCATCAAGACCAACGCGAAGAAGGTCGACGGCGGCTACATCCTCAACGGCGCCAAGACGTTCATCTCGTCCGGCACCACCGCCGACATCGTCGTCACCTTCGTCAAGACCGGCGAGGGCAACCGCCCCGACGCATTCAGCCTGCTGATCGTCGAGAAGGGCATGGAGGGCTTCGACCAGGGCAAGAAGCTCAGCAAGATGGGCTTCCACGGGTGGGACACCGCCGAGCTCAGCTTCACCGACGTCTTCGTGCCAGACGAGAACCTCATCAGCGGCAAGGAGGGGCAGGGGTTCATCCAGCTGATGATGAACCTGCCGCTCGAGCGCCTGTCGATCGCCGTGTCCGCCGCGGCCGTTATCCAGGCTGCGGTGAAGTGGACCGTCGACTACACGAAGGACCGCGATGCGTTCGGCGAGCGGGTCATCGACTTCCAGAACACCCGGTTCCGCGTCGCCGACATGGCCACCACGGCCGACGCCGTGTGGGCGTACGTCGACCGCGGGCTCAAGGCCTACGCCGCATCGAAGCTCACCGCAGAAGAGGCCGCCCAGCTGAAGTTCTGGGTGACCGAGCGCGAGTGGGAGGTGCTCGACACCGGTGTGCAGCTGCACGGCGGCTACGGCTACATCATGGAGTACCCCATCGCCCGCGCCTTCACCGACGCCCGCGTGCACCGCATCTACGGCGGAACCAACGAGATCATGCGCGAGATCGTCGGACGTCAGATCGCCGGCAAGCGCTGACCGCCGTCGAGAGCACCACATGCCGACGCCGGCAGACGCCGTGCTCGACGGCACGTGGTGCTCTCGGCGTCAGCCGGCAGGACGCGCCGCCGCCTCGCGGGCGGCGTTCGACGCCGGCGAGGCCGCACCGATCTTCCAGTAGCCGGTGAAGCTGACGCGGTGCTTGTCGACTCCGCGCTCGCCGACGAGCAGCTTCCGGCCTCCTGAGGCCAGCGACTGCTCGCCGGCGATGTACGCGTGCAGCCCGGCGTCCGGCATCCGCTCGCCGCGCAGCATCTCCAGCGCGCCGGTACCGGGAGCGGCGTCGGCCGAACGCACCACCCAGTGCACCGACACGCCCTCCGGGTGAGGGGACGCCAGGGCATCCGCCTCGGACGCGACCTCGATGATCGCGCTCCCGGATGCCGTCGCCGGAAGCGACGCGCAGATGCCTGCGATCGCAGGCAGGGCCGTCTCGTCGCCGACGAGCACGACGCGCTCCTCGCCGCGCGCCGGATTGAACGCGAGGCCCTCGTCGATGATCAGCACGTGCTCGCCTGGAGTGCAGGTCTCGGCCCACCGCGACGCGGGACCCGCCGTGCCGTCGGCGGCCGAGCCGTGCAGCACGAAGTCGATGTCGATCTCGGCACCGTGGCCGTCGGCGGCCGGGCGGTGCGCACGGATCGTGTAGTTGCGCATCACGGGGCGCTCGCCGTCGGGGATGCGCAGGAACCTCAGGTATCCGAACATCCTGTTCGCCTTCGCGGGCACGCGCTCGAGGCCGGACTCGCCGCTGATCGGCAGGAACAGCCGTACCCACTGGTCGTAGCCCATCGGCCGGAAGCGGTCGATCTCGCCTCCGCCCAACGTGACGCGCATCCATCCAGGAGAGAGCTGCTCGGTGCGCAGCACGGTCAGCTGCAGAAGCTCCGCCGAGGCCGGCTTGACGATCTTGCTGATGGACATGGGGTGCCTCTCAGGACGGCTGCCAGGGGAAGGTGAGGAAGAAGATGAGAGCGGATGCCAGCAGCACCGCCGCCGTGAAGACCGTGTCGCGTGCGCGCCACGGCACGAGGTGCCGTTCGGTGCGGGTGGGGTGGGCGCCGAAGGCGCGGGCATCCATCGACAGGGCGACCCGCTCGGCGTGCCGGATACCAGACGCGAGCAGCGGCACGATGTATCCCCAGCCGCGCACGAGACGAGCGACCGGTCCGCGGCCCGAGCCGTGCCCGCGCACGCGGTGCGCGGCGCGGATGACCGACAGCTCGTAGCCGAACCGCGGCACGAAGCGGTATGCGGCGAGGGCCGTGTATCCGATGCGGTACGGCACGTGCAGCTGCTGCACGGTCGCCCGCACGAGGTCGGGGCCGCGGGTCGTGAGCCCGCCGACGAGAGCGAGCGCGAGGATCGCGCCGAGGCGCAGAGCAGTCGCGAGTCCGATGAGCAGGGCGCCCGAGCGCAGCGTCCAGCCGCCGATCGTGAGCACTCCGGCGCTGCCGGAGACCTGGCCGGGGTCGACCCACACGCCGAACCCGACCGTCAGCACGGCCATGCCGACCGGCACGCCGAGCAGCATCACCGCGCAGGCGCGGCGGGTGAGCCGCGCACCGCTGAGCACCATCGCGTACGCGAGCGCGAGGAAGATCGCCGGGGTGACCAGGTCGCGCGTGAACGCCAGCAGCGCCATCGCGGGAACCACGGCGCCGAGCTTCGCGAGCGGGTTGATCCCGTGCAGCCAGTACCGCGGAGGCGCCGGCGCGTCGTCGTACGGGTCGGTGGGCGTGGGCTCCGTCGCGGGTGAGGCTGCGGATGCCGTGGCGGCGGGTGCCAGGGCATCCGCGGCATCCTGGGCGAGCACCGTCTCGGCGGCACCCCACGCGACCACTTCGCCGTCGCGCAGCAGCACGACGTGACTCGCGTACTCGGCGACCAGCCGCCGGTCGTGCGTGACGATGACCACCGTGGTGCCCGTGCGCTGCAGCTCCTGGAGCAGACCGAGCAGCTCCGCGGCGCGGGCTCGGTCCTGTCCGAACGTCGGCTCGTCGAGGGCCACCACGGAGGGCCGGGAGATCAGCGCCGTGCCGACCGAGAGACGCCGCTTCTCGCCACCGGAGAGCAGGAACGGGTGCACGTCCGCCTTGGCGCCCAGGCCGAACCGGTCGAGCATCTCGTCGACCCGCGCGTCGATCTCCGCGGGGTCGATGCGCTGCAGCCGCAGGCCGTGGGCGAGTTCGTCTCGCACGGTGCCGGCGATGAACTGGTGCTCGGGGTTCTGGAAGACGAACCCGACATGGGCTGCGATCATGCGAGCAGGCGCGCGCACGGCATCCAATCCGTCGATCAGCACCGTCCCGGCGGTGGGCGGAACGACACCTCCCAGCGTCTGCAGCAGGGTCGTCTTGCCCGCGCCGTTCGGGCCGATGATCGCGGTGAACGACCCGCGGGGGATGTCGAGGCTCTCGACGTCGAGGGTGCGGGTGCCGCGCTTCTCGACGACGAGATCGCGCGCGGTGATCGCCGGGACGCTCGGGTCGGCGGCTGGCGGCCGGACCGCCGCGCTCACCCGCTCGTCGGACGACCAGACGCCCAGCTCGTGCAGGGTCGCGGCGTGGTCGCGCATCACCTGCTGCGGCAGGCCGTCGAGTGCGAGACGCCCCTCGCGGTCGAGCACGATCACGCGGGTCGCGAGATCGATCGCCGCGTCGACGTCGTGCTCGACCAGCACGATCGCCCGCTCCTCGGCGTCCTGAATCAGCTCGCCGAGGGCGGCGTACACGTCGTGCACGCCCTGCGGGTCGAGGTTGGCCGTGGGCTCGTCGAGCACGATCACTCGGGAGCGCATCGCCAGGGCGCACGCGATCGCGAGGCGCTGGCGACCGCCACCCGAGAGCAGATCGGGGTTCCAGCGGCGCCTGCTCCACAGTCCGACGCGGCGGAGTGCCTGCTCGGCGCGGGCGAGGACCTCGGAGGCGGGCAGCCCCAGGTTCTCGAGGGCGAAGGCGACCTCGTCGAGCACGGTCCCGGTCACGAGCTGGGAATCGGGATCCTGGAAGACCATCGACACCTCGGTGCTCAGCTCGGCGACGGCGGCGCTGCGTGTGTTGCGCCCCGAGACGAGCACGGTGCCGTCGAGCGCGGCCTCGACGGCCTGGGGGACCAGCCCGTTCAGCGCGAGGGTCAGAGTCGACTTGCCCGATCCACTCGGGCCGAGCAGCAGCACGACCTCGCCGGCGTGCACGTCGAACGAGATGCCGTGCGGTGAGGGGTGCGCGGCGCCCGCGTGCGTGACGCTGAGGTCGCGCACGCTGAGCAGGGGCGCGGAAGAGCGCACGGGCGGGTCCTCTGTGAGCGGTCGGTTCCCTACAAACTTAGCCTGACCTAACCTGCGGTGTCGCGAGGCCCCTGCGGTGTCGCAGGACCGTCGCGGCGGCTCAGCGCGGTGCGACGCCCGCTGTGCGCAGCGCGTTGCCGATCGCGATGCCGACGGCTGTCCACGCGACCGGCCCGAGCACCGAGATGATCAGGTAGCTCAGCTGCACCCACGGCTCGAACTGCGTCAGGTCGACGACGACACCGACCACGGCCGCCACGATCGCGCCGATGATGGCGGCCGAGACGAAGAAGCGCCAGCGGCCCCAGGCCCGATAGCGGGTCAGCGCGGCGACGCCCTCTTGGATGGCGCCGAAGAGCAGCGCGGTGCCGATGAAGCGCATCGCCCACATCGGGGTGAATGCGCTCGAGATCAGCGCGGCGATCACATGCGTGATCAGCGCGACCATCGGCTTGCGGAGCACCTCCTGCGCGATGATTCCCGGCAGCACGTGAACACCCAGCACAAGGCCGTAGAGGTAGGGCACGACGGCGATGACGCCGACGGTGGCGAGCCCGGCGATGCCGCCCAGGATGCCTGTGGCGACGCCGATCGCCGCGCAGACGAGAAGGGTGCGCGTGCTCAGCGCCGGTCGGGATGCCACTCCGCAAGGCTATCGGGCACCGCCGACCCCGGCCGCGGACGGCTGACCGCGACGTCGGCGGCGATGGCTACGCTGGAGGGATGCCGCAGCCTCCCCGTGATCCCTACGAGGATGTGCCGTACCCCGAAGACCCGTACGACGACCTCCCGCCCGAGGAGCTCGACTGGGTTCCGCCGGAGTACGGCTGGGAGCCGCCGCTCGACTGGGGGCCGGGCCCGATGACGCCCGCTCCGGATGCCGGCGGCGGGGCGGCATCCGGGATCGCGCCTGCGCGCTACCCCACGGCCATCGAGGCGCTGCGCACCGTGTTCGGGTACGACGCGTTCCGCGGCGACCAGGCCGCGATCGTCGAGCAGGTGATCGGCGGGGGAGACGCGGTCGTGCTCATGCCGACCGGCGGTGGCAAGTCGATCACGTACCAGGTGCCTGCCCTGGTGCGCGAGGGCACCGGGCTCGTGATCAGCCCGCTGATCGCCCTGATGCACGACCAGGTCGACGCTCTGCGGGCGAACGGCGTGCGAGCCGCGTACCTCAACTCCACCCAGGCGCCGGACGAGCGGCGCGAGGTCGAACGGGCATACGTCGCCGGCGAGCTCGATCTCATCTACGTCGCGCCCGAGCGGCTGTCTTCTGCGCAGACCACGCAGCTGCTGCAGCGTGGCACGCTCAGCGTGATCGCGATCGACGAGGCGCACTGCGTCTCTCAGTGGGGCCACGATTTCCGCCCCGACTACCTCGCGCTCGGCGATCTCGCGGAGCGCTTCCCCGGGGTGCCGCGCATGGCGCTCACCGCCACGGCGACCAGGGCGACGCATCAGGAACTCACCGAGCGCCTGCACCTGCCCGCCGCGAAGCACTTCGTCGCGAGCTTCGACCGGCCGAACATCCAGTACCGCATCGTGCCGAAGGTCGAGGTGCGCCGGCAGCTCGTCGAGTTCATCTCGTCTCAGCCGGCCGGTGCCGCGGGCATCGTCTACGCCCTCAGCCGCAAGTCGGTCGAGCAGACGGCCGAGTACCTGGCATCCAAGGGTTTCGACGCTCTGCCGTACCACGCGGGGCTTCCTGCCGAGGTGCGCGCGCAGAACCAGTCGCGCTTCCTGCGAGACGACGGCGTCGTCATGGTCGCGACGATCGCCTTCGGCATGGGCATCGACAAGCCCGACGTGCGCTTCGTCGCGCACATCGACCTGCCGAAGTCCGTCGAGGGGTACTACCAGGAGACCGGTCGCGCCGGTCGCGATGGCGAGCCGTCGGTCGCGTGGATGGCGTATGGGCTCGGCGACGTCGTGCAGCAGCGCCGGCTCATCGACCAGAGTCCTGGAGACCGCACCTTCAAGATGCGCATGGGGCAGCACCTCGACGCCATGCTCGCCCTGTGCGAGACGGTCGCATGTCGGCGGCAGAACCTGCTTCACTACTTCGGGCAGGACAGCGATGCGTGCGGCAACTGCGACACCTGCCTCGAGAAGCCCGACACCTTCGACGGGCTCGTTCCCGCGCAGAAGCTCCTGTCGACGATCGTGCGCCTGAAGCGCGAGCGCAACCAGGCGTTCGGCGCCGGCCACCTGATCGACATCCTGCGCGGCGCGTCGAACGACCGCATCCGGAAGATGCGCCACGAGCAGATCGCCACCTACGGCATCGGCGCCGACCTGTCGGATCAGGACTGGCGCAGCGTGGTTCGGCAGCTGCTGGCTCGCGGCATCCTGGTCGCGCAGGGCGAGTACGGCACGCTCGCCCCCGGCGACGCCGCGGCAGGGGTGCTGCGCGGCGAGACCGAGGTGCCGCTGCGCAAAGACACGATGGGGCGGTCGGGTGGCTCGTCTCGCGTCCGCAAGACGAGCGCCGCAGATGCGCTGGATGCTGCAGACCGCGACCTCTTCGAGGCGCTGCGCACGTGGCGCGCGGCGACAGCCCGTGATCAGGGCGTGCCGGCGTACATCGTGTTCGGCGATGCGACGCTGCGCGCGCTCGCCGAGCATCGGCCGACGACGGTGGCCGGCCTGGGCGGCATCAGCGGCATCGGCGAGAAGAAGCGCGATGCGTATGGCGCCGCCGTGCTCGAGGTGATCGCGGCGCACTGATCAGCAGCCCGCGAAACGCAGGATGCTCGGAAAGGGCGCGTCAGCCCGCGTACTCCTCCGCATGCACCCGCACCGTGGTCGCGCCGTGCAGCAGCTTCGACACGGGGCAGCGAGCGTGCGCGCGCTGCAGCAGATCCTCGGTCTCCTCCATCGAGAGCCCTTCAGCCGAGAGATACGTGTCGACGTGGAACTCGTACCCGGGTCCGTCCGCCGCGTCGTGCAGCTCGACCTCGATGCGCACGGCGGTGCGGCGTTCGCGCTTCACCAGGGCCTGCGCAGTCGCGTTGAGGCAGGTCGACCAGGCCAGGGCCAGCAGCTGCTCCGGGTTCGAGGCATCCGGGTCGGGATTCGGCGCCAGGGGAGAGGCGACCGGCACCTCCATCCCGCCCGTCACACGGGCCGTGCCCGTCCCGCCGTCGCCGTTGATCGCTTCCGTCCGGTACCTCAGGGTCATGACTCAACTATAATTTGGATCACGTCCAGAAAGGCGGCTCGGTCCGCCGGGGCCCGCAGTCGGCCCGCCCCCACCCCACCCGAAAGACGCGATGGCCACCGACCTGCCCGCGATCGTCGAGTTCCGCCATGTCACGAAGCGGTTCCGCCCCGATGCCGATGAGAGCCCTGCCCTCGACGACGTCACCCTCAGCATCCGCTCCGGCGAGGTCTTCGGCATCATCGGCGAGAGCGGCG is a window of Microbacterium esteraromaticum DNA encoding:
- a CDS encoding acyl-CoA dehydrogenase family protein, which translates into the protein MERDIYEEDHEAFRDLVKDFVKRHVSNESIERWDAAGEIDRETMRAAGEAGIIGLSVPEEFGGAGMLQDYRFRAIVNEEVIGAGAGSLAGALGIQDDLAVPYLVHMGTQEQKEKWLPRMATGEILGALAMTDPGAGSDLRGIKTNAKKVDGGYILNGAKTFISSGTTADIVVTFVKTGEGNRPDAFSLLIVEKGMEGFDQGKKLSKMGFHGWDTAELSFTDVFVPDENLISGKEGQGFIQLMMNLPLERLSIAVSAAAVIQAAVKWTVDYTKDRDAFGERVIDFQNTRFRVADMATTADAVWAYVDRGLKAYAASKLTAEEAAQLKFWVTEREWEVLDTGVQLHGGYGYIMEYPIARAFTDARVHRIYGGTNEIMREIVGRQIAGKR
- a CDS encoding energy-coupling factor transporter ATPase; amino-acid sequence: MRSSAPLLSVRDLSVTHAGAAHPSPHGISFDVHAGEVVLLLGPSGSGKSTLTLALNGLVPQAVEAALDGTVLVSGRNTRSAAVAELSTEVSMVFQDPDSQLVTGTVLDEVAFALENLGLPASEVLARAEQALRRVGLWSRRRWNPDLLSGGGRQRLAIACALAMRSRVIVLDEPTANLDPQGVHDVYAALGELIQDAEERAIVLVEHDVDAAIDLATRVIVLDREGRLALDGLPQQVMRDHAATLHELGVWSSDERVSAAVRPPAADPSVPAITARDLVVEKRGTRTLDVESLDIPRGSFTAIIGPNGAGKTTLLQTLGGVVPPTAGTVLIDGLDAVRAPARMIAAHVGFVFQNPEHQFIAGTVRDELAHGLRLQRIDPAEIDARVDEMLDRFGLGAKADVHPFLLSGGEKRRLSVGTALISRPSVVALDEPTFGQDRARAAELLGLLQELQRTGTTVVIVTHDRRLVAEYASHVVLLRDGEVVAWGAAETVLAQDAADALAPAATASAASPATEPTPTDPYDDAPAPPRYWLHGINPLAKLGAVVPAMALLAFTRDLVTPAIFLALAYAMVLSGARLTRRACAVMLLGVPVGMAVLTVGFGVWVDPGQVSGSAGVLTIGGWTLRSGALLIGLATALRLGAILALALVGGLTTRGPDLVRATVQQLHVPYRIGYTALAAYRFVPRFGYELSVIRAAHRVRGHGSGRGPVARLVRGWGYIVPLLASGIRHAERVALSMDARAFGAHPTRTERHLVPWRARDTVFTAAVLLASALIFFLTFPWQPS
- a CDS encoding OsmC family protein gives rise to the protein MTLRYRTEAINGDGGTGTARVTGGMEVPVASPLAPNPDPDASNPEQLLALAWSTCLNATAQALVKRERRTAVRIEVELHDAADGPGYEFHVDTYLSAEGLSMEETEDLLQRAHARCPVSKLLHGATTVRVHAEEYAG
- the recQ gene encoding DNA helicase RecQ; this encodes MPQPPRDPYEDVPYPEDPYDDLPPEELDWVPPEYGWEPPLDWGPGPMTPAPDAGGGAASGIAPARYPTAIEALRTVFGYDAFRGDQAAIVEQVIGGGDAVVLMPTGGGKSITYQVPALVREGTGLVISPLIALMHDQVDALRANGVRAAYLNSTQAPDERREVERAYVAGELDLIYVAPERLSSAQTTQLLQRGTLSVIAIDEAHCVSQWGHDFRPDYLALGDLAERFPGVPRMALTATATRATHQELTERLHLPAAKHFVASFDRPNIQYRIVPKVEVRRQLVEFISSQPAGAAGIVYALSRKSVEQTAEYLASKGFDALPYHAGLPAEVRAQNQSRFLRDDGVVMVATIAFGMGIDKPDVRFVAHIDLPKSVEGYYQETGRAGRDGEPSVAWMAYGLGDVVQQRRLIDQSPGDRTFKMRMGQHLDAMLALCETVACRRQNLLHYFGQDSDACGNCDTCLEKPDTFDGLVPAQKLLSTIVRLKRERNQAFGAGHLIDILRGASNDRIRKMRHEQIATYGIGADLSDQDWRSVVRQLLARGILVAQGEYGTLAPGDAAAGVLRGETEVPLRKDTMGRSGGSSRVRKTSAADALDAADRDLFEALRTWRAATARDQGVPAYIVFGDATLRALAEHRPTTVAGLGGISGIGEKKRDAYGAAVLEVIAAH
- a CDS encoding siderophore-interacting protein; this translates as MSISKIVKPASAELLQLTVLRTEQLSPGWMRVTLGGGEIDRFRPMGYDQWVRLFLPISGESGLERVPAKANRMFGYLRFLRIPDGERPVMRNYTIRAHRPAADGHGAEIDIDFVLHGSAADGTAGPASRWAETCTPGEHVLIIDEGLAFNPARGEERVVLVGDETALPAIAGICASLPATASGSAIIEVASEADALASPHPEGVSVHWVVRSADAAPGTGALEMLRGERMPDAGLHAYIAGEQSLASGGRKLLVGERGVDKHRVSFTGYWKIGAASPASNAAREAAARPAG
- a CDS encoding M15 family metallopeptidase, translated to MSAAQTRHAARESLAVRVATPLGVMFTAMAALSTLCGVLAAEPPALPHLPEPAAAMALPDVEVDSRVAANPCADGEVRAHLAAGDDDAAVASFGGGAEFREAVISGNAPCVSLSDPARSWVVVNKQRPLQPESFAPASLSGIGLRTTTLSNELRPEPNRALEKMAADARAAGAGVIGVNNGYRSYGLQQRTYGEHVRDRGQSGADAVSARPGFSEHQSGLAFDLVACSPGCGSIEAFGPTRQGRWVAENGWRYGFIVRYEHGHTGTTGYAPEPWHIRYIGPQLAKAYHEGGFHTLEEFFGLPAAPDYHH
- a CDS encoding ECF transporter S component, giving the protein MASRPALSTRTLLVCAAIGVATGILGGIAGLATVGVIAVVPYLYGLVLGVHVLPGIIAQEVLRKPMVALITHVIAALISSAFTPMWAMRFIGTALLFGAIQEGVAALTRYRAWGRWRFFVSAAIIGAIVAAVVGVVVDLTQFEPWVQLSYLIISVLGPVAWTAVGIAIGNALRTAGVAPR
- a CDS encoding HpcH/HpaI aldolase/citrate lyase family protein, with the protein product MSRFVMVALYAPADRPERFGKALDAGADAVIVDLEDAVSASRKGEARGALGAFADEWSARGDSRPAVQVRVNAIGSRWHDDDLDALRMLPAEFDVRLPKTQSAADVRAVRAALPGRRVHALLETPLAVERAYEIASSGAASIGAGEADLRSALGIPAGTAGEPGLAYSRSRLVNAAAAAELPSPLMAVWADVVDLDGLEQSCRTGKNLGYAGRTVVHPRQIAVVRQVFTPTTAEVEHAQRIIDRVASAAADGTGAFVLDDGTFIDVAMVRGAERIIAAASRP